The genomic stretch ACTCTTAGATGATAAGGAAGAGCGATTCCAAGGAATACTGACAATGTGAGGCCTTGATATACCGTCGAAATCATGATTTGGTAAGCAATTATGCTGACTCTTCTCACGGGAAGAACGAGAAGCATGTCTATCTCCTCATTTCTCATGAAGAGATACGATGACGTCGCCGAGAAGGATATAAGAAAGAACAGTCCGGAAATGGTGAGAAAAAAACCGGCCATAACTTTGCCAAGGGCGATTCCCTCCACTTCCACTCCAGCAGTTGCTCCATAGACTTCCCACAGGAAGAACCCTATCATGACCGTGAAAACAGCGAATACGAACAGCTGACTTGAGATGCCGCCTCTGGTTCCTTTCTTGCCAGGGAACATAAAGAGCTTATACTTGAAGAATAGCTTTAGATCGTTCATGACTAACACCTCACAATGCACTTACTATTTCCTGGATATCTTCATCTTCTCCGGTAAGCTGCAGAAACAGATTCTCTAGACTCTCTTTTTCGTCGGCTCCGGCCCTCTTTCTAAGCTCGTTCATTGTTCCTTCAGAGATCAACCTTCCCTTGTTGATAATCCCTATCCTGTCACACATCTTTTCAGCGATTTCAAGCACGTGGGTCGTCATGAAAATTGTAGATCCCTCGTTCTTGTACTTCTCCAGAAGCATCTTCAGAATTTTAGCGCTTCTTGCGTCGAGGCCGACTGTGGGTTCGTCCAGAAATATCACTTCGGGCCTTCTCATCAGAACGGATATGACCATTATTTTCTGTTTCATACCGTGGGACATCTCTGAAATCATCTTACCCAGATAATCGATGCCGAATGCTTCACAGAGCTCCCCCACTCTCTTTTTTGCTTCTTGTTTCTTGTCAGGAA from Mesotoga infera encodes the following:
- a CDS encoding ABC transporter ATP-binding protein, which encodes MISCSKLTKIFDKDPVVNEVDLSVSSGEIYGFLGPNGAGKTTTIKMLTGTLRPTSGEVRILNMDYSGNELLIKSKIGVVPDEPRIYSYFTGAEFLEFIMDVFPDKKQEAKKRVGELCEAFGIDYLGKMISEMSHGMKQKIMVISVLMRRPEVIFLDEPTVGLDARSAKILKMLLEKYKNEGSTIFMTTHVLEIAEKMCDRIGIINKGRLISEGTMNELRKRAGADEKESLENLFLQLTGEDEDIQEIVSAL